One Ricinus communis isolate WT05 ecotype wild-type chromosome 1, ASM1957865v1, whole genome shotgun sequence DNA window includes the following coding sequences:
- the LOC8262259 gene encoding sufE-like protein 1, chloroplastic/mitochondrial produces the protein MMWFSISPFSRILCFKHYKIAMSASISIASLRLITSKIHPSTEPTLFSPSKPTNLSLFIYHKSISFQKISTKKSPLSPFASSSSSSSPSTSPSSAMSLQPIEELPPKLREIVKLFQSVQEPKAKYEQLLFYGKNLTPLDTQFKTRENKVEGCVSQVWVRAYLDKEKNVVFEADSDSVLTKGLAALLVQGLSGRPVDEVLKVSPDFAVLLGLQQSLTPSRNNGFLNMLKLMQKKALELYVGAEKGTGSGSGNKIDSTQNEVNSSNLGKGGDQNSSIGSNEDLGTSLESKAAASSGGSGGSNDLDNLGSRGKRIKEILEKELSPIELEVEDVSYQHAGHAGVRGNDDGETHFNLKVVSKEFDGKSLVKRHRLIYGLLQEELQGGLHALSIVAKTPTEIEAR, from the coding sequence ATGATGTGGTTTTCAATAAGCCCATTTTCTAGAATCCTCTGCTTCAAGCATTACAAAATAGCCATGTCTGCTTCAATCTCAATTGCTTCTCTTCGCTTAATCACTTCCAAAATCCATCCTTCAACTGAACCTACCTTATTCTCTCCTTCAAAACCCACTAATCtttccttatttatttaccatAAATCCATCTCTTTCCAGAAAATATCAACAAAGAAATCACCTTTATCACCCTttgcatcatcatcatcatcatcatcaccgTCAACATCGCCATCAAGTGCTATGTCTCTGCAACCCATTGAAGAACTCCCTCCAAAGCTTCGAGAAATTGTTAAGCTCTTTCAATCAGTTCAAGAACCTAAAGCTAAATACGAGCAGCTTCTTTTTTATGGCAAGAACTTGACACCGCTTGATACCCAGTTCAAAACTAGAGAGAATAAAGTCGAGGGCTGTGTATCTCAAGTATGGGTAAGGGCTTATTTGGATAAAGAGAAGAACGTTGTGTTTGAAGCTGATTCTGATTCCGTTCTCACTAAAGGGCTTGCTGCTTTGCTTGTTCAAGGGCTTTCCGGCAGGCCTGTAGATGAGGTTTTGAAGGTTTCGCCTGATTTTGCAGTGCTTCTTGGATTGCAACAGAGTTTGACTCCTTCTAGGAACAATGGGTTTTTGAATATGTTGAAATTGATGCAAAAGAAAGCACTTGAATTGTATGTGGGGGCTGAAAAGGGTACTGGATCTGGTTCAGGGAATAAGATTGATAGTACTCAAAATGAGGTTAATAGTTCAAATCTTGGTAAAGGTGGTGATCAGAATTCGAGTATTGGGTCCAATGAAGATTTGGGTACAAGCTTGGAATCAAAAGCTGCTGCTAGTAGTGGTGGCAGCGGGGGTAGTAATGATTTAGATAATTTAGGGAGTagaggaaaaagaattaaagagaTATTGGAGAAAGAACTGAGTCCTATTGAATTGGAAGTGGAGGATGTATCTTATCAGCATGCAGGGCATGCTGGTGTGAGAGGAAATGATGACGGTGAGacacattttaatttaaaagttgTTTCGAAAGAATTCGATGGGAAGAGCTTGGTGAAGAGGCATAGGTTGATTTATGGTTTGTTGCAAGAGGAATTGCAGGGTGGATTACACGCATTGTCCATTGTGGCAAAGACACCAACCGAAATTGAAGCAAGATGA